One Coffea arabica cultivar ET-39 chromosome 5c, Coffea Arabica ET-39 HiFi, whole genome shotgun sequence DNA window includes the following coding sequences:
- the LOC113732583 gene encoding uncharacterized protein isoform X2 encodes MDLQVRNRGRGRPTRQHPEGGSDREPEANPGHGQGNVAGDPVATAINRITDVLERMTEHQAHGAVHQQGGPIDYEDRALERFLKFGPPKFYGGPEPEVAEGWWERISDIFAALNYTEERQVTFAAFQFEGAARSWWNLIRVNWDRNHIPRTWANFTREFNAKFLPPLIQEKREDDFIKCKQGAMSVAEYEVQFTKLSRFAPELIATEQRRVRRFVQGLNVEIQEGLAAVRIDTFADAVERAQRVEVARTQVKTYQAKKRFAPSSSREPTYTNAPLAKVGRGTGARGAGGRNNGTNGGPNGRGQPRNAPQGSRAITFLGTCGYCKKPGHTEAGCWRKAGKCLKCGSSEHQIAGCPKIQEDNTLNDEPANIRENRPKVPTRVYAINDQPVPDSSEAVEGSGN; translated from the exons ATGGATCTACAAGTTAGAAATAGAGGACGTGGGAGACCAACTAGGCAACACCCCGAGGGTGGTAGTGATAGGGAACCTGAGGCCAACCCAGGCCATGGTCAGGGAAACGTGGCCGGAGATCCAGTGGCCACCGCAATCAATAGAATAACTGATGTGTTAGAGCGCATGACTGAGCATCAAGCCCATGGAGCGGTGCATCAGCAAGGAGGCCCAATCGATTACGAGGATCGGGCATTAGAGAGATTCCTGAAGTTTGGACCTCCTAAGTTCTACGGAGGCCCAGAACCTGAGGTAGCCGAAGGTTGGTGGGAAAGGATCTCTGATATTTTTGCCGCTCTAAATTATACGGAAGAGAGGCAAGTGACTTTTGCAGCATTCCAGTTTGAAGGAGCAgctcgttcctggtggaacctaATTAGGGTCAATTGGGACAGGAATCATATTCCCAGGACCTGGgcgaacttcacaagggagttcaacgccaaatttcttccacctctcattcaagaaaagagagaggacgacttcataaaatgtaaacaaggggcgatgagtgtcgccgaatatgaagTCCAGTTCACAAAATTGTCCCgatttgctcctgaactgatagccACGGAACAAAGGCGTGTCcggaggtttgtgcagggaCTAAACGTGGAAATTCAGGAGGGATTAGCTGCTGTTCGGATAGACACATTTGCTGATGCTGTAGAAAGAGCTCAAAGGGTTGAAGTTGCTAGAACTCAAGTAAAAACTTACCaggccaagaaaagatttgCACCTAGCAGCAGTCGGGAGCCGACTTATACAAATGCTCCACTGGCCAAAGTGGGTCGAGGAACTGGTGCCAGAGGTGCCGGAGgaagaaataatggaactaACGGGGGACCAAATGGAAGAGGTCAACCTAGGAACGCTCCACAAGGAAGTCGTGCGATAACTTTCCTGGGAACTTGTGGGTATTGCAAGAAACCTGGACATACCGAGGCCGGTTGCTGGAGGAAAGCAGGAAAGTGCTTGAAGTGTGGAAGCAGCGAGCACCAAATTGCCGGTTGCCCGAAAATACAAGAGGATAATACCCTGAATGATGAACCAGCCAACATTAGAGAGAATAGGCCGAAAGTTCCTACCAGGGTTTACGCTATAAATGACCAACCTGTACCTGATTCTTCGGAAGCCGTGGAAG gttctggaaactga
- the LOC113732583 gene encoding uncharacterized protein isoform X1 yields MDLQVRNRGRGRPTRQHPEGGSDREPEANPGHGQGNVAGDPVATAINRITDVLERMTEHQAHGAVHQQGGPIDYEDRALERFLKFGPPKFYGGPEPEVAEGWWERISDIFAALNYTEERQVTFAAFQFEGAARSWWNLIRVNWDRNHIPRTWANFTREFNAKFLPPLIQEKREDDFIKCKQGAMSVAEYEVQFTKLSRFAPELIATEQRRVRRFVQGLNVEIQEGLAAVRIDTFADAVERAQRVEVARTQVKTYQAKKRFAPSSSREPTYTNAPLAKVGRGTGARGAGGRNNGTNGGPNGRGQPRNAPQGSRAITFLGTCGYCKKPGHTEAGCWRKAGKCLKCGSSEHQIAGCPKIQEDNTLNDEPANIRENRPKVPTRVYAINDQPVPDSSEAVEGYCEEAEFDSQLDI; encoded by the exons ATGGATCTACAAGTTAGAAATAGAGGACGTGGGAGACCAACTAGGCAACACCCCGAGGGTGGTAGTGATAGGGAACCTGAGGCCAACCCAGGCCATGGTCAGGGAAACGTGGCCGGAGATCCAGTGGCCACCGCAATCAATAGAATAACTGATGTGTTAGAGCGCATGACTGAGCATCAAGCCCATGGAGCGGTGCATCAGCAAGGAGGCCCAATCGATTACGAGGATCGGGCATTAGAGAGATTCCTGAAGTTTGGACCTCCTAAGTTCTACGGAGGCCCAGAACCTGAGGTAGCCGAAGGTTGGTGGGAAAGGATCTCTGATATTTTTGCCGCTCTAAATTATACGGAAGAGAGGCAAGTGACTTTTGCAGCATTCCAGTTTGAAGGAGCAgctcgttcctggtggaacctaATTAGGGTCAATTGGGACAGGAATCATATTCCCAGGACCTGGgcgaacttcacaagggagttcaacgccaaatttcttccacctctcattcaagaaaagagagaggacgacttcataaaatgtaaacaaggggcgatgagtgtcgccgaatatgaagTCCAGTTCACAAAATTGTCCCgatttgctcctgaactgatagccACGGAACAAAGGCGTGTCcggaggtttgtgcagggaCTAAACGTGGAAATTCAGGAGGGATTAGCTGCTGTTCGGATAGACACATTTGCTGATGCTGTAGAAAGAGCTCAAAGGGTTGAAGTTGCTAGAACTCAAGTAAAAACTTACCaggccaagaaaagatttgCACCTAGCAGCAGTCGGGAGCCGACTTATACAAATGCTCCACTGGCCAAAGTGGGTCGAGGAACTGGTGCCAGAGGTGCCGGAGgaagaaataatggaactaACGGGGGACCAAATGGAAGAGGTCAACCTAGGAACGCTCCACAAGGAAGTCGTGCGATAACTTTCCTGGGAACTTGTGGGTATTGCAAGAAACCTGGACATACCGAGGCCGGTTGCTGGAGGAAAGCAGGAAAGTGCTTGAAGTGTGGAAGCAGCGAGCACCAAATTGCCGGTTGCCCGAAAATACAAGAGGATAATACCCTGAATGATGAACCAGCCAACATTAGAGAGAATAGGCCGAAAGTTCCTACCAGGGTTTACGCTATAAATGACCAACCTGTACCTGATTCTTCGGAAGCCGTGGAAG gatattgcgaggaagcggaattcgattcccaacttgacatctga
- the LOC113688954 gene encoding anthocyanidin 3-O-glucosyltransferase 2-like — MKKAELVFVPLPGIGHFVSCVELAKLLVECDERLSITVLMMKLPFDPKVSSYTNSLVETPNLHIRYLELMKEEPSSQLSSFLSILFRFIDNHKSCVREVLAEISNSVSSHLGGIVIDMFCTSLIDVANEFGVPSYIFCPGGAATLGVLFQLQSLRDDLNEDVSHYENSDVELALPTYINPVPAKLLSSALFEKDGSGDMFLDQAKRYRKTKGIIINTFLELESHAIHALSNDKTIPPVYAVGPVLNLKGSNSQNQETEMIMKWLDLQPECSVVFLCFGSGGSFDGDQVEEIAYALERSGYRFLWSLRRPSPKENFEFPSEYENLDEVLPKGFLQRTAAVGKVIGWAPQAAVLSHPAVGGFVSHCGWNSILESVWYGVPVATWSLYAEQQQNAFLMVKDLAVAVEIKIDFKRDFVLGVSSEILSADVIERGIKHLMDPENEIREKVKEMKEKSRLAPNEGGSSFSSLRRFLEDVLDNIP; from the coding sequence atgaaaaaagcaGAGCTGGTTTTCGTTCCTCTTCCAGGGATTGGCCACTTCGTATCATGTGTTGAACTAGCAAAGCTTCTCGTTGAGTGTGATGAACGATTATCGATCACCGTCCTGATGATGAAGCTGCCCTTTGATCCAAAAGTCAGTAGCTACACAAATTCGTTGGTAGAAACTCCGAATTTGCACATAAGGTACCTTGAGCTCATGAAAGAAGAGCCTTCTTCTCAATTGTCATCTTTTCTTTCGATTCTGTTTCGATTTATCGACAACCATAAAAGTTGTGTGAGGGAGGTTCTTGCTGAAATATCCAATTCTGTTTCGTCGCATCTTGGTGGGATCGTCATAGACATGTTTTGCACCTCTTTGATTGATGTAGCCAATGAATTTGGGGTTCCTTCCTATATATTTTGCCCAGGCGGTGCTGCAACGCTTGGCGTTTTATTCCAGTTGCAAAGTCTGAGAGATGATCTCAATGAAGATGTGAGCCATTACGAGAATTCAGACGTTGAATTAGCTTTGCCTACTTACATCAATCCTGTTCCAGCTAAACTTTTGTCATCTGCATTGTTTGAGAAGGATGGAAGTGGCGACATGTTCCTCGATCAGGCAAAGAGATACAGGAAGACCAAGGGAATCATAATTAACACTTTCCTTGAGTTAGAATCCCATGCGATTCACGCCTTGAGCAATGATAAAACCATCCCACCAGTATATGCAGTAGGGCCTGTATTGAATCTGAAGGGAAGCAATagtcaaaatcaagaaactgaGATGATTATGAAATGGCTAGATCTTCAGCCAGAATGTTCTGTTGTGTTCCTTTGCTTTGGTAGTGGAGGTAGTTTTGATGGTGACCAAGTGGAGGAAATTGCCTATGCGCTCGAGCGCAGTGGATATCGATTCCTCTGGTCATTGAGAAGGCCTTCAcctaaagaaaattttgagtttccaAGTGAGTATGAGAACCTGGATGAAGTCTTGCCAAAAGGGTTCTTGCAGCGAACTGCAGCCGTTGGAAAAGTTATTGGATGGGCACCACAGGCGGCAGTTCTATCCCATCCTGCTGTGGGGGGCTTTGTTTCTCACTGTGGTTGGAACTCAATATTGGAAAGCGTTTGGTACGGTGTGCCAGTGGCAACTTGGTCGCTTTATGCAGAGCAGCAGCAGAATGCATTCCTAATGGTGAAAGACTTGGCAGTGGCAGTGGAgatcaaaatagatttcaaaagGGATTTCGTACTGGGTGTGAGCAGTGAGATTTTGAGTGCAGATGTGATTGAAAGAGGGATTAAACATCTGATGGATCCTGAGAATGAAATCAGAGAGAAGGTGAAGGAAATGAAAGAGAAGAGCAGGTTGGCTCCTAATGAAGGAGGATCATCCTTTTCTTCCTTGAGGCGTTTTCTTGAAGATGTGTTAGATAACATTCCATGA
- the LOC113690094 gene encoding indole-3-glycerol phosphate synthase, chloroplastic: MKRWSSMPQCINRPEILSSFENLEKIRNSGVKCPLLCKKFVIDAWQIYYARTKGADAILLIAAVLPDLDIKYMTKICKLLGLTPLVEVHDEREMDRVLGIDGIELIGINNRNLETFKVDISNTKNLLQGERGRIIRERGIIVVGESGLFTPADIAYVQETGVKAINAIHTSFWKISMVMVEEC, from the exons ATGAAAAGGTGGAGCAGCATGCCTCAGTGTATTAACAGACCAGAAATACTTTCAA GCTTTGAGAATTTGGAGAAGATAAGGAATTCAGGAGTGaag TGCCCTTTGTTATGCAAAAAGTTTGTTATAGATGCTTGGCAAATATACTATGCTCGCACAAAAGGCGCAGATGCAATCCTGTTAATTGCTGCTGTTTTACCAGATCTTGATATCAAATACATGACTAAGATCTGCAAATTGCTTGGTTTAACACCACTTGTGGAG GTACATGATGAGAGGGAGATGGATCGTGTTCTTGGGATTGATGGGATTGAACTTATTGGAATAAACAACCGTAACCTCG AAACATTTAAGGTTGACATCAGCAATACTAAAAATCTTCTTCAAGGAGAACGTGGGAGAATAATCCGAGAAAGAGGCATAATT GTCGTTGGTGAGTCTGGACTTTTTACACCTGCTGATATTGCATACGTGCAAGAAACTGGCGTCAAAGCG ataaatgctattcatactagcttttggaagatatctatggttatggttgaagaatgttga